In the genome of Sinorhizobium chiapasense, the window TTCAATCCGGCCGGCATGAGCGCCGTGCCGCCGGAGCTCGCCTTCAACACGGCGGCGAGCTTCATGACCAATACCAATTGGCAGAACTACGGCGGCGAGAGCACGATGTCCTACCTCGTGCAGATGGCCGGGCTGACGGTGCAGAATTTCGTGTCGGCTGCAACCGGCATTGCCATTGCGGTGGCCCTGATCCGCGGCTTCGCCAGGGCATCGGTAAAGTCGCTTGGCAATTTCTGGGTCGATATGACCCGAAGCACGCTTTATGTGCTGCTGCCGATCTGCGTTGTGCTGACGCTCGTCTATGTCTATCTCGGCATGCCCCAGACCCTCGGCGCCTACGTCAACGCGACGACGCTTGAAGGCGCACAACAGACGATCGCCGTCGGGCCTGTCGCCTCGCAGATCGCCATCAAGATGCTCGGCACCAATGGCGGGGGTTTCTTCAACGCCAACGCCGCGCATCCCTTCGAGAATCCGGACGCAATCTCCAATCTGATCCAGATGGTGTCCATCTTCGCGATTGGGGCGGCCATGACCAACGTCTTCGGCCGCATGGTCGGGAACCAGCGGCAGGGCTGGGCGATCCTTGCGACAATGGGTCTCCTGTTCCTCGCAGGCGTCGTTGTCTGCTATTGGGCGGAAGCTGCGGGCAACCCGCTCGTCCATGCGCTTGGCCTCGAAGGCGGCAACATGGAAGGCAAGGAAGTCCGCTTCGGAATTTCGCTCTCGGCCCTCTTTGCAGTCATCACGACGGCCGCCTCCTGCGGCGCGGTCAACGCCATGCATGGCAGCTTCACCGCGCTCGGCGGTCTCATTCCGCTGATCAACATGGAACTGGGGGAGATCATCGTCGGCGGCGTCGGCGCCGGCTTCTACGGCATCCTGCTGTTCGTCGTCCTGGCGGTCTTCGTCGCCGGCCTGATGGTTGGACGCACGCCGGAGTATCTCGGCAAAAAGATCGAGGCGAAAGAGGTCAAAATGGCCGTCCTCGCCGTGCTGTGCCTGCCGGCCGCGATGCTGATCTTTACGGCCATTGCCGCGGTCCTGCCGACGGGCGTCGCCTCGATCGGAAATCCCGGCCCGCACGGCTTCTCGGAGATCCTCTACGCCTACACTTCGGGTGCAGCGAACAACGGCTCTGCCTTCGGCGGGCTGACCGGGAATACGCCCTGGTACAACATCACCATCGGTATCGCGATGCTGATGGGGCGTTTCTTGGTGATCATCCCGGCGCTCGCGATCGCTGGCTCGCTCGTCGCCAAGAAGACCGTGCCTGCCTCGGCCGGAACGTTCCCGACCGATGGCGCGCTGTTCGTCGGCCTTCTGGGCGGCGTCATCCTGATCGTTGGCGGTCTGACCTTCTTCCCGGCCCTCGCCGTTGGCCCGATCGTCGAGCATCTCGCCATGCTTCTCGGACAGACCTTCTGAAGGTGATGTCATGGAACAGCCGTTCTACCAGTCACGCAAACACGTCGACCCCCGCACCAGCCAGATGGCGTGGGGACCGGTCGAGCCTCCGCGCATATCGAGCATCCTTCTCCTGATGACGGGCGTCATGGTGCTGGTCGTGCTCCTCGTCGAGGCGCTCATTCCGCTGTTCACGGCGACCTGACGGATCGCGGTCACTTAAGAACTTCAAGCTGGAGTCTCCTATGAGCCAGTCCAAATCCGCGAGCATCATGGACGCTCGCATCCTCGTGCCCGCCATGGGCGATGCATTCCGCAAGCTCAATCCCAGGAGCCTTGCCAAAAATCCGGTGATATTTGTTGTCGCCGTCGTTTCCGCGCTCACGACCATCCTTTTGTTCAGGGATCTCGCGACCGGTGGCGACAATATCGGTTTCTCGTTCCAGATCGTTCTCTGGCTCTGGTTCACCGTGCTTTTCGCCAATTTCGCGGAAGCCGTCGCCGAAGGCCGCGGCAAGGCACAAGCTGAGTCTCTGAGGCGCACACGCACGGAAACGCAGGCCAAGCTGCTGACGGGCGGCGACCGCACGAGCTTCAAACTCGTGCCCGGCACCAGTTTGAAGGTCGGTGACCTCGTCCTCGTCGAGGCCGGCGACATCATCCCGTCCGACGGCGAGGTGATCGAAGGCGTGGCCTCGGTCAACGAGGCGGCGATCACCGGCGAATCCGCTCCGGTCATCCGTGAGTCCGGCGGCGACCGTTCGGCCGTCACCGGCGGCACCCAGGTGCTGTCGGACTGGATCCGCGTGCGGATCACCGCGGCGGCGGGCTCGACCTTCATCGACCGCATGATCTCGCTCGTGGAGGGCGCCGAACGTCAGAAGACGCCGAACGAGATCGCTCTCAACATCCTGCTTGCCGGGATGACGCTGATCTTCCTGCTGGCGACGGTGACCATTCCGAGCTTCGCCACCTATGCCGGCGGCTATATCCCGGTTCTGGTGCTCGTGGCACTCTTCGTGACCCTGATCCCGACGACGATCGGCGCCCTGCTCTCCGCGATCGGCATCGCGGGCATGGACCGCCTCGTGCGCTTCAACGTGCTTGCCATGTCGGGCCGTGCGGTCGAGGCGGCCGGCGATGTCGACACG includes:
- the kdpA gene encoding potassium-transporting ATPase subunit KdpA, producing MTLNGWIQILVFCGIVILLVKPLGGYMTRVFNGERTILSLIFGPLERGLYRIAGTSEREEQHWTAYAAALLFFNLAGFLLLYFLQRLQGALPFNPAGMSAVPPELAFNTAASFMTNTNWQNYGGESTMSYLVQMAGLTVQNFVSAATGIAIAVALIRGFARASVKSLGNFWVDMTRSTLYVLLPICVVLTLVYVYLGMPQTLGAYVNATTLEGAQQTIAVGPVASQIAIKMLGTNGGGFFNANAAHPFENPDAISNLIQMVSIFAIGAAMTNVFGRMVGNQRQGWAILATMGLLFLAGVVVCYWAEAAGNPLVHALGLEGGNMEGKEVRFGISLSALFAVITTAASCGAVNAMHGSFTALGGLIPLINMELGEIIVGGVGAGFYGILLFVVLAVFVAGLMVGRTPEYLGKKIEAKEVKMAVLAVLCLPAAMLIFTAIAAVLPTGVASIGNPGPHGFSEILYAYTSGAANNGSAFGGLTGNTPWYNITIGIAMLMGRFLVIIPALAIAGSLVAKKTVPASAGTFPTDGALFVGLLGGVILIVGGLTFFPALAVGPIVEHLAMLLGQTF